From Polynucleobacter sp. MWH-Braz-FAM2G, a single genomic window includes:
- the gcvH gene encoding glycine cleavage system protein GcvH: MNSQETFKFAETHEWADQEGDGLIWVGISNHAQEALGDVMFFQAPKLGQQVKQGEAIAVIESVKAASDIHAPVSGEIVALNNEVDAAPELVNENPYGIWLFKIKPLSNESLVSDLSRLLTLEEYSAGPGA; this comes from the coding sequence ATGAACTCTCAAGAAACTTTTAAATTCGCAGAAACTCACGAATGGGCAGACCAAGAAGGTGATGGCCTTATATGGGTAGGTATTAGCAATCATGCGCAAGAGGCTTTGGGTGATGTGATGTTTTTTCAAGCACCCAAACTTGGTCAACAGGTAAAGCAGGGTGAGGCAATTGCTGTCATTGAGTCGGTTAAAGCAGCTAGTGATATTCATGCGCCAGTAAGCGGAGAAATTGTTGCTCTCAACAATGAAGTAGATGCTGCACCAGAACTCGTTAATGAAAACCCATACGGGATTTGGCTTTTCAAAATTAAGCCTTTATCTAACGAAAGCCTAGTTTCAGATTTAAGTCGACTCTTAACATTAGAAGAATACAGCGCTGGTCCTGGCGCCTAA
- a CDS encoding F0F1 ATP synthase subunit epsilon, translated as MSTIRVDVVSAEQSIFSGEAKFVALPGESGELGILRGHTPLITRIRPGSVRIEKADGDEEFVFVAGGYLEVQPDHVTVLADTAIRGHDLDEAKAIEAKKRAEEAMQNRGTDFDLALAQSEFAMAAAQLAAIARFRRKK; from the coding sequence ATGTCAACCATACGCGTCGATGTAGTAAGTGCTGAGCAATCCATTTTCAGCGGGGAAGCAAAGTTTGTTGCGCTTCCTGGTGAAAGTGGTGAGCTTGGCATTTTGCGCGGCCACACTCCTTTGATTACACGCATTCGTCCTGGTTCGGTTCGCATTGAAAAAGCCGATGGTGATGAAGAGTTTGTTTTCGTAGCAGGTGGCTATTTAGAAGTTCAACCTGATCACGTTACTGTATTGGCAGATACTGCTATTCGTGGACATGATTTGGATGAAGCTAAAGCAATTGAAGCTAAGAAACGTGCCGAAGAAGCAATGCAAAATCGCGGCACCGACTTTGACTTGGCCTTGGCTCAGTCTGAGTTTGCAATGGCTGCTGCTCAATTGGCAGCGATTGCTCGTTTCCGTCGTAAAAAGTAA
- the atpD gene encoding F0F1 ATP synthase subunit beta has product MSNGNIVQCIGPVVDIQFPRDKMPNIYDALTLVESGEKSFAEKGLTFEVQQQIGDGVVRAIAMGASDGLRRGMEVKSTGQPISVPVGPATLGRIMDVLGRPIDDAGPIATEERRAIHQPAPKFDELSPSVDLLETGIKVIDLVCPFAKGGKVGLFGGAGVGKTVNMMELINNIAKQHSGLSVFAGVGERTREGNDFYHEMKESNVIDKVAMVFGQMNEPPGNRLRVALTGLTMAEAFRDEGRDILFFVDNIYRYTLAGTEVSALLGRMPSAVGYQPTLAEEMGKLQERITSTKTGSVTSIQAVYVPADDLTDPSPATTFLHLDSTVVLSRDIAALGIYPAVDPLDSTSRQLDPQVVGQEHYEVARAVQMTLQRYKELRDIIAILGMDELSPEDKLAVARARKIQRFLSQPFHVAEVFTGSPGKYVPLKETIRGFKMIVSGELDHLPEQAFYMVGSIDEAIEKAKKL; this is encoded by the coding sequence TCCCACGCGACAAAATGCCAAACATTTATGATGCGTTGACATTAGTTGAGAGTGGCGAAAAATCATTTGCTGAAAAAGGTTTGACCTTTGAAGTTCAGCAACAAATCGGTGACGGTGTAGTTCGCGCGATTGCCATGGGCGCTAGCGATGGCTTGCGTCGTGGCATGGAAGTGAAATCTACTGGCCAACCTATTTCTGTTCCAGTTGGTCCAGCAACGCTTGGTCGCATTATGGACGTATTAGGCCGTCCAATTGATGACGCAGGCCCGATCGCTACTGAAGAGCGTCGCGCTATTCACCAGCCAGCCCCAAAGTTTGATGAGCTCTCCCCTTCGGTTGACTTGCTCGAAACCGGAATTAAGGTTATTGACTTAGTTTGCCCATTTGCTAAGGGCGGTAAGGTTGGCTTGTTCGGTGGTGCGGGTGTTGGTAAGACCGTGAACATGATGGAATTGATTAACAACATTGCTAAGCAACATTCAGGTTTGTCAGTGTTTGCTGGTGTTGGTGAGCGTACTCGTGAAGGTAATGACTTCTACCATGAGATGAAAGAATCTAACGTTATCGACAAGGTAGCGATGGTGTTTGGTCAGATGAACGAACCTCCTGGCAACCGTTTACGTGTTGCGTTGACTGGCTTGACTATGGCTGAAGCGTTCCGTGACGAAGGTCGTGACATTTTGTTCTTCGTTGACAATATTTACCGTTACACATTGGCTGGTACTGAAGTTTCTGCGTTGCTCGGTCGTATGCCTTCTGCTGTGGGTTACCAACCTACTTTGGCTGAAGAGATGGGTAAATTGCAAGAACGTATTACTTCTACTAAGACTGGTTCTGTTACATCTATCCAGGCCGTTTACGTTCCTGCGGATGACTTGACCGATCCATCACCAGCGACAACCTTCTTGCACTTGGACTCTACTGTTGTGTTGTCACGCGACATCGCTGCGTTGGGTATTTACCCAGCGGTTGATCCATTGGATTCGACCAGCCGTCAGCTTGATCCACAAGTGGTTGGTCAAGAGCACTACGAAGTGGCTCGTGCAGTTCAAATGACATTGCAACGCTATAAAGAGTTGCGCGACATTATTGCGATTTTGGGTATGGACGAATTATCTCCAGAAGACAAATTGGCTGTTGCCCGCGCCCGTAAGATTCAGCGTTTCTTGTCCCAGCCTTTCCACGTTGCTGAGGTGTTCACTGGCTCACCAGGTAAATACGTTCCACTGAAAGAAACCATCCGCGGTTTCAAGATGATCGTAAGCGGTGAATTGGATCATTTGCCTGAGCAAGCGTTCTACATGGTGGGTTCAATTGATGAAGCCATCGAGAAAGCCAAGAAGCTTTAA
- the priA gene encoding primosomal protein N', translated as MRSPTVVQIVVDKPLAQGFDYLWDEGLLGAPPNIGMLVEVPFGRTSLVGVVIKVSTYSDYEIDKLKHVSRYSPLPPLDPGILRLMNFASQYYIHALGETIIPTIPQMWKKPDEWEKIPNKLVADKEKQKKKKKQEGAEGFIGVVHLNEGQKFALEKLRTIPPNKFKAILLQGQTGSGKTAVFLNWLSGILDDAKAQVLLLVPEINLTPQLERRVRAYFPEKEMVVLHSGVSEKVRGIAWHDAITGKAQIILGTRLAALTPLPNLSAIVVDEENDPSYKQQDGIRYSARDLVIWRAHDLKIPILLASATPSLETWMAAKAGRYEHIRLDRRAQGANLPSVHLINTRDPQTQFSPGDGCKPKIKSPITKTLCNAISQNLEKKQQSLILINRRGYSPVLSCSACSWLSKCGQCSSYMVLHKAGAISRKSVLSCHHCGLVKPIPTHCPDCGNADLKTLGQGTQKIEDLVEEMWPSARVLRVDTDSSRKSKGAEALFQEIHEGNVDIVVGTQMIAKGHDYQNIGLVAVLDSDGRLFSQDFRAAERLFAQLVQVAGRAGRANKDGEAGGEIYIETQFPDAAVFQYLLRHDVDGFLSYTAHERKEAGLPPFSYQALVHAEAKNLDKAIQFLNVLKRQMHSQGRISKGLRVYDPVPKAVMRVAGTERAQLLIESEDRKDLQEILEAMDRYLRENSQGRITKEGRIRWLIERDPISI; from the coding sequence ATGCGCTCCCCAACAGTAGTCCAGATTGTTGTCGATAAGCCCTTGGCCCAGGGTTTTGACTATCTGTGGGATGAGGGTTTGCTGGGCGCCCCACCAAATATTGGAATGCTTGTTGAGGTTCCCTTTGGTAGGACTTCCTTGGTTGGAGTTGTTATAAAAGTAAGTACTTACTCAGATTATGAAATAGATAAATTAAAGCATGTAAGTAGATATTCTCCACTACCTCCACTTGACCCGGGCATCCTGCGCCTGATGAACTTTGCTAGCCAGTATTACATCCATGCCCTTGGTGAGACCATCATTCCGACAATTCCTCAGATGTGGAAAAAGCCAGATGAATGGGAAAAGATTCCTAATAAGTTGGTTGCCGACAAAGAGAAGCAAAAGAAAAAAAAGAAGCAAGAAGGGGCCGAAGGATTTATAGGTGTAGTCCATTTAAATGAAGGACAAAAATTCGCGCTAGAAAAATTACGCACAATTCCCCCAAACAAATTCAAAGCAATACTTTTGCAAGGTCAAACGGGGAGCGGAAAAACTGCTGTATTTTTAAATTGGCTTAGCGGAATCTTGGATGATGCAAAAGCGCAAGTTTTACTATTGGTGCCAGAAATTAATTTAACGCCCCAGTTAGAGCGTAGAGTGCGCGCTTATTTCCCAGAAAAGGAAATGGTAGTTCTTCACAGTGGCGTAAGTGAAAAAGTTAGAGGCATTGCATGGCATGACGCAATCACAGGTAAAGCCCAAATTATTTTGGGTACCCGCTTGGCTGCGCTAACACCCCTACCTAATCTGAGTGCAATCGTTGTTGACGAAGAAAACGATCCTTCTTATAAACAACAAGATGGCATCAGATACTCTGCACGTGATCTTGTAATTTGGCGAGCTCACGACCTTAAAATTCCGATCCTTTTAGCATCAGCCACGCCCTCGCTTGAAACATGGATGGCTGCCAAAGCAGGACGTTATGAACACATTCGTTTAGATCGGCGCGCTCAAGGCGCTAATTTGCCAAGTGTTCACTTAATCAACACTCGAGATCCTCAAACGCAATTTAGCCCAGGTGATGGCTGCAAGCCAAAAATAAAAAGTCCGATCACTAAGACGCTTTGTAATGCCATTAGTCAGAATTTAGAAAAAAAGCAGCAAAGCCTAATACTGATTAATCGGCGCGGCTACTCGCCTGTATTGAGTTGTAGCGCATGTTCGTGGCTATCAAAATGTGGGCAATGTAGTTCTTACATGGTTCTTCACAAAGCAGGCGCAATAAGTAGAAAGTCAGTTTTAAGTTGTCATCATTGTGGTTTGGTTAAACCAATCCCAACGCATTGCCCTGATTGTGGGAATGCTGATCTTAAGACTTTGGGACAAGGCACGCAAAAGATAGAGGATTTGGTTGAAGAGATGTGGCCTAGTGCCCGTGTACTGCGTGTTGATACAGATTCAAGCAGAAAGAGTAAGGGTGCAGAGGCGCTATTTCAGGAGATACATGAAGGAAATGTAGATATCGTCGTGGGAACCCAGATGATTGCCAAGGGACATGATTATCAAAACATTGGTTTGGTCGCCGTTTTAGACTCTGATGGTAGATTGTTCTCTCAAGATTTTAGGGCTGCAGAAAGATTGTTTGCACAACTAGTTCAAGTCGCAGGTAGAGCGGGACGTGCCAACAAAGATGGTGAAGCGGGTGGCGAGATTTACATTGAAACCCAGTTCCCAGATGCTGCCGTATTCCAGTATTTATTGCGCCATGATGTCGATGGATTTTTATCGTATACGGCACACGAAAGAAAAGAGGCGGGTTTGCCACCCTTTTCTTATCAGGCTCTGGTACATGCAGAAGCTAAAAACCTAGATAAAGCGATTCAGTTTTTGAATGTATTGAAGAGGCAAATGCATTCTCAAGGCCGGATATCTAAAGGTCTCAGGGTATACGACCCAGTGCCTAAAGCGGTGATGCGGGTCGCAGGTACTGAGCGCGCCCAACTCTTAATTGAGTCGGAAGATCGTAAAGATTTACAGGAAATACTTGAGGCAATGGATCGCTATTTGCGTGAGAATTCTCAGGGTCGGATTACCAAGGAAGGTCGTATTCGTTGGCTAATTGAACGTGATCCTATTTCCATCTAG
- the hemE gene encoding uroporphyrinogen decarboxylase: MSLLLNDRFLKACLGEAVDQTPLWLMRQAGRYLPEYNATRARAGSFLGLAKNPAYATEVTLQPLDRYPLDAAILFSDILTIPDAMGLGLKFTAGEGPSFEHPLRTEDAVKKLRVADMDQLKYVFDAVSEIRKALIQDGKQRVPLIGFSGSPWTLACYMIDGSSADDFRHAKTMMFSRPDLMQQILEINAQSVANYLTEQVKAGAQALMIFDTWGGMLPDGWYQKISLAAMQKVITLLPRNHEGQKIPVIMFTKGGAIWLNDMAQVGADVIAIDWTMSLSRARKQLLALNKPLALQGNLDPLILFSEPKQIAEQAKLILEDLAAAPALRSDLHPLDGHIFNLGHGISQFTPPESVTALAEAVINRSRSLRVKS, encoded by the coding sequence ATCTCCTTGTTGTTAAATGATCGGTTTTTAAAGGCCTGCCTGGGCGAAGCGGTTGATCAAACACCGCTTTGGCTCATGCGCCAAGCCGGTCGTTACCTCCCTGAATACAACGCCACGCGCGCTAGAGCTGGAAGCTTTTTAGGGCTCGCAAAAAATCCTGCTTACGCCACCGAAGTAACTCTACAGCCGTTGGATCGCTATCCATTGGATGCCGCGATTTTATTTTCAGATATCTTGACCATTCCTGATGCAATGGGATTGGGTCTGAAATTTACTGCTGGCGAAGGCCCAAGTTTTGAACACCCTCTTCGCACTGAAGATGCGGTTAAGAAATTACGTGTTGCCGATATGGATCAGCTCAAATATGTATTTGATGCTGTTTCAGAAATCCGCAAGGCACTTATTCAGGATGGTAAGCAGCGCGTTCCACTGATTGGTTTCTCCGGGAGCCCTTGGACACTTGCTTGCTACATGATTGATGGATCAAGTGCTGACGATTTTCGTCATGCTAAAACAATGATGTTTAGTCGCCCTGATTTGATGCAACAGATCCTAGAAATCAATGCTCAATCCGTTGCTAACTATTTAACAGAACAAGTAAAGGCTGGGGCACAAGCATTGATGATTTTTGATACATGGGGCGGTATGTTGCCGGACGGCTGGTATCAAAAGATTTCCTTGGCTGCAATGCAAAAAGTGATTACCTTATTGCCGCGCAATCATGAGGGCCAAAAGATACCGGTCATCATGTTTACTAAGGGCGGTGCAATTTGGTTGAATGATATGGCTCAAGTTGGCGCAGATGTTATTGCTATTGACTGGACTATGTCATTAAGTCGCGCAAGAAAGCAATTACTTGCCCTGAACAAACCATTGGCATTGCAGGGTAATTTAGACCCATTAATTTTGTTCTCTGAGCCAAAACAAATTGCAGAGCAAGCTAAATTAATATTAGAGGACTTGGCAGCTGCCCCGGCTCTTAGGTCTGATTTGCATCCATTGGATGGCCACATATTTAATTTGGGCCATGGGATTTCCCAGTTCACGCCGCCTGAGAGTGTGACTGCGCTTGCTGAGGCTGTCATCAATCGCTCAAGGTCTCTCAGGGTAAAGTCATAA